The Triticum aestivum cultivar Chinese Spring chromosome 7B, IWGSC CS RefSeq v2.1, whole genome shotgun sequence genome window below encodes:
- the LOC123162932 gene encoding cytochrome P450 710A1-like has product MVELLPVGFMDWLALAVAVALYYFLVEQLSYRRKKGALPGPSLVVPFLGSIVPMIRDPAGFWDTQAARAKKSGAGLAAEFVVGRFIVFIRDSELSHRVFANVRPDAFQFVGHPFGKDLFGIFYLFGDEHKDLRRRMAPNFTPRTLSTYAAVQQRIILAHIRRLLDRNRRSVAAPIQVTCRNINLETSQTVFVGPYLTEEARERFDKDYALFNAGLLAMPVDLPGFAFRRAKLAVAPLVRTLGECVRQSKARMRAGGEPECLADYWMQALVKEIDAAATPPVHTDDVELGGFLFDFLFAAQDASTSSLCWAVAALASHPDVLARVRAEVSAVWSPESGEPITGEKIQQMKYTHAVAREVVRCRPPAALVPHIAAEPFQLTEWYTVPKGAIVFPSVYESSFQGFAAADEFDPDRFFSEERREDVVCKRNFLAFGAGAHQCMGQRYALNHLALFMALFVSVVDFKRDWTEGCDELVYAPAIMPRDGCAVYLQQCCSSF; this is encoded by the coding sequence ATGGTGGAGCTGCTCCCTGTTGGTTTCATGGACTGGCTGGCGCTGGCTGTGGCTGTGGCGTTATACTACTTTCTTGTCGAGCAGCTGTCATACCGCCGCAAGAAGGGGGCCCTGCCAGGCCCGTCGTTGGTCGTGCCGTTCCTCGGCAGCATCGTGCCCATGATACGAGACCCGGCCGGGTTCTGGGACACGCAGGCGGCCCGGGCAAAGAAGTCCGGTGCCGGGCTGGCGGCTGAATTCGTGGTCGGCCGGTTCATCGTCTTCATCCGCGACTCGGAGCTATCCCACCGCGTGTTCGCCAACGTCCGCCCCGACGCCTTCCAGTTCGTTGGCCACCCTTTCGGCAAGGACCTCTTCGGCATCTTCTACCTGTTCGGCGACGAGCACAAGGACCTGCGCCGCAGGATGGCGCCCAACTTCACGCCGCGCACTCTCTCCACCTACGCCGCCGTCCAGCAGCGCATCATCCTCGCCCACATCCGGAGGTTGCTAGACCGGAACCGGAGATCAGTCGCGGCGCCGATACAGGTGACCTGCCGCAACATAAACCTCGAGACCTCGCAGACGGTCTTCGTAGGGCCGTACCTCACCGAGGAGGCGAGGGAGAGATTCGACAAGGACTACGCCCTCTTCAACGCGGGTCTCCTGGCAATGCCCGTGGACCTGCCCGGGTTCGCCTTCAGACGCGCGAAGCTGGCCGTGGCGCCGCTGGTGCGCACGCTCGGGGAGTGCGTGCGCCAGAGCAAGGCACGGATGCGCGCCGGCGGCGAGCCGGAGTGCCTCGCTGACTACTGGATGCAGGCCCTGGTGAAAGAGATCGACGCGGCCGCGACGCCTCCCGTGCACACCGATGACGTGGAGCTTGGGGGGTTTCTGTTCGACTTCCTCTTCGCCGCCCAGGACGCGTCCACCTCTTCGCTCTGCTGGGCTGTCGCCGCCCTGGCGTCCCACCCAGACGTCCTCGCCCGCGTGCGCGCCGAGGTGTCCGCCGTCTGGTCGCCCGAGTCCGGGGAGCCCATCACCGGCGAGAAGATCCAGCAAATGAAGTACACCCATGCGGTCGCGCGCGAGGTGGTCCGCTGCCGTCCTCCGGCGGCGCTGGTGCCGCACATTGCCGCGGAGCCGTTCCAGCTGACGGAGTGGTACACGGTGCCGAAGGGCGCCATCGTGTTCCCGTCGGTGTACGAGTCGTCGTTCCAGGGGTTCGCCGCGGCGGACGAGTTCGACCCGGATCGCTTCTTCTCGGAGGAGCGCAGGGAGGACGTGGTGTGCAAGCGCAACTTCCTGGCCTTCGGCGCTGGCGCGCACCAGTGCATGGGGCAGCGGTACGCCCTCAACCACCTCGCGCTTTTCATGGCGCTCTTCGTGTCCGTCGTCGACTTCAAGCGGGACTGGACGGAGGGATGCGACGAGCTGGTGTACGCGCCGGCCATCATGCCTAGGGATGGCTGCGCCGTCTACCTCCAGCAGTGTTGCTCTTCGTTCTGA